Proteins encoded by one window of Lycium barbarum isolate Lr01 chromosome 11, ASM1917538v2, whole genome shotgun sequence:
- the LOC132619916 gene encoding uncharacterized protein LOC132619916, with amino-acid sequence MSRNKVIFEINRNLWQLAKFKFSWLDIPHSWPLLVQFLEKYKPQVTSKAVAWNCPPNGWYKCNTDGAYKSNTGQTSSAFCIRNSEGNLVHAWASIIPDASCIVAEAREILERVEYCVANQLFPLIVETDSLLMTKVLNDEWEIPYFPHNNLSGTSISGQRNSKC; translated from the exons ATGTCAAGAAATAAGGTGATATTTGAGATCAACAGGAACTTATGGCAGCTGGCAAAGTTCAAGTTCTCATGGTTAGATATCCCTCACAGTTGGCCTCTTTTGGTTCAGTTTTTGGAAAAGTATAAACCACAAGTAACAAGCAAAGCAGTAGCATGGAATTGTCCTCCTAATGGTTGGTATAAGTGTAATACAGATGGGGCATACAAGAGCAACACAGGTCAAACTTCATCAGCATTTTGTATCAGGAATAGTGAAGGAAACTTAGTGCATGCTTGGGCAAGCATTATTCCAGATGCATCTTGTATTGTTGCTGAGGCAAGAGAAATTCTTGAGAGGGTAGAATATTGTGTTGCAAATCAATTGTTTCCTCTGATAGTGGAAACAGACTCACTCTTAATGACAAAGGTTTTGAATGATGAATGGGAGATACC GTACTTTCCACATAACAATTTATCAGGAACTTCCATCAGTGGCCAAAGGAATTCTAAATGCTGA